A single Drosophila ananassae strain 14024-0371.13 chromosome 3L, ASM1763931v2, whole genome shotgun sequence DNA region contains:
- the LOC6495456 gene encoding focal adhesion kinase 1 isoform X1 yields MNVVESSQPPPTSHDSLLDEYVIHVHMPNKSFKAVKFSVKETVFNVIRKTIEDLGRDGRPPSIQRYACRMMNMITKEVIWLARTTPMQKVLTHILTPGCANVDCPNNEDAKFEFEEGMLHHQDQGKRVIANRVWRVELRVRYVPNSIQDLFDEDKATCFYYFNQVKEDFIQANVTAIDTDVAVQLCCLGIRHFFKNITVKAPDKKQHIDYIEKEMGFKSFLPQSVIATTKPKNLKKLIQVGYKKVYNYNDIEYLTRFFDLLKNIYLTNFEQFSVTLSSAWNISGILHVGPHIGISYQTHPQASLKNVAQFKDVVAIKTCTLPKEKLPKASENATESTESHNFNCNCQKIKTQIKISASNNVEDLVITCNGINTAESIADLIDGYCRLLSKDLEFTIWQRETTASTSDDSTKASSNNATLESNKSGASPAKPMLTDDYAEIGLMEGEGDYSTPTVRNYELDRAHITPSAKIGVGQFGDVYVGTYTLPKSAKAKNFVGNGKDSSNSDQRNADGRPDVIQVAIKTCKANDDPEKTENFLAEAYIMQKFDHPHIIRLIGICSVMPIWIVMELAKLGELRAYLKTNSERLSHGTLLKYCYQLSTALSYLESKKFVHRDIAARNVLVSTPTCVKLADFGLSRWVSDQSYYHSTPTVALPIKWMSPESINFRRFTTASDVWMFGVCIWEILMLGVKPFQGVKNSDVISKLENGERLPLPPNCPPRLYSLMSQCWAYEPLKRPNFKRIKETLQEILIEDSISSSETLKREHRRVATMSWVGSDDVDIPPMKPSRAIHDSDLSNLMSNVNETTSTPQTYIIAQNPAVLAKLMMENQKRGINPAAYTTPASVFNTLAVELDDSKAQVSLKTTKLPAADMLKLDPIAESERLKTQYSTNSSASQMANSLNAVVNPLETLTPHQAGMFTGSLPSKSSFVVCAPHTEDQMPMENNMSNPAVSKVAGYSLYGSLERHQPAPAKSMHSKGGSLERHQSLMSAQNLVFYNAKPPPHCTNTAERSRSMERNTYFHAYRQQMKTSIECEALPEEIYDFGGAGLKTCVSNKQQPQCSPMMNLCPVEIPQVPVPECSGMHPNIPPSGQTSSFGVISPHNLESQREWERQWMLSGQQNVGMGPSASDGAVCMATLQAEAMGNQAIHNVMGEKLRQQRKDSNSDSEWLIQEELLRRRSSSIPHGALLDHQQQMLRLDLMSAGPSSLPDCSNSSSRPMTPNANLLSLKSNNSSADHLSGSHTGEDQTGSNARNFGHSVSSRPLNRADDEVYCATTMVVKSIMVLSQGVEKANTEGYLELVKNVGVKLRNLLTSVDRISVLFPAQALKEVQMAHQVLSKDMHELVSAMRLAQQYSDTTLDCEYRRSMLSAAHALALDAKNLFDVVDSIRQRYDNLFPASNPKDHVSSSNFEPSSSHEPINELGAHLKSSTSGDLLHGTGIYDNDLHQSFSSQLQLQGVANNSGGSGSLQRGMSLDPTNEPLRIVEENLGSPGEHMYCNTSALHGHA; encoded by the exons ATGAACGTCGTGGAAAGCAGTCAACCGCCGCCCACCAGCCATGACT CGCTCCTCGACGAGTACGTCATCCATGTGCACATGCCCAACAAGAGCTTCAAGGCGGTCAAGTTCAGTGTCAAGGAAACCGTCTTCAATGTGATCCGGAAGACCATCGAGGATCTGGGACGGGATGGGCGGCCGCCTAGCATCCAGCGCTATGCCTGTCGGATGATGAACATGATCACCAAGGAGGTGATCTGGTTGGCCAGGACCACCCCCATGCAGAAGGTCCTCACCCACATCCTGACGCCGGGCTGTGCCAATGTGGACTGCCCCAATAACGAGGACGCCAAGTTCGAGTTCGAGGAGGGAATGCTGCACCATCAGGATCAGGGAAAGAGGGTCATCGCCAACAGAGTCTGGCGGGTGGAGCTGAGGGTGCGCTATGTGCCCAACAGTATTCAGGATCTATTCGACGAGGACAAGGCCACATGCTTCTACTACTTCAATCAGGTGAAGGAAGATTTCATCCAGGCCAATGTAACCGCGATCGACACAGATGTGGCGGTCCAATTGTGCTGCCTGGGCATCCGTCATTTCTTCAAGAACATTACGGTTAAGGCTCCGGACAAGAAGCAGCACATCGATTACATTGAAAAGGAAATGGGATTTAAGAGTTTTCTTCCACAATCTGTGATAGCCACAACAAAGCCAAAGAATCTTAAGAAACTGATCCAAGTCGGTTACAAAAAGGTCTACAATTACAATGACATTGAGTACTTGACACG GTTCTTcgatcttttaaaaaatatttatttaacaaactTTGAGCAATTCTCGGTGACACTGAGCTCTGCCTGGAATATATCTGGAATCCTACACGTCGGCCCCCACATCG GAATCTCTTATCAGACCCATCCCCAAGCTAGCCTGAAGAATGTGGCTCAGTTCAAGGATGTCGTTGCAATAAAAACATGCACTCTACCAAAGGAAAAGCTGCCCAAGGCCAGCGAAAATGCTACGGAATCCACGGAGTCCCATAACTTCAACTGCAACTGCCAGAAGATCAAAACGCAGATCAAAATCTCTGCCTCGAATAATGTGGAGGACTTGGTTATTACGTGCAATGGCATTAAT aCGGCGGAGAGCATTGCCGACCTCATTGACGGCTACTGCAGATTGTTATCAAAAGACCTGGAGTTCACGATTTGGCAGAGGGAAACAACCGCATCGACCAGCGATGATAGCACAAAGGCCTCCAGCAATAATGCGACACTGGAGTCGAATAAATCAGGGGCGAGTCCGGCAAAGCCTATGCTAACGGATGACTACGCTGAGATTGGTCTGATGGAGGGGGAGGGCGACTACTCCACGCCCACTGTTCGCAACTATGAACTGGACAGGGCCCACATTACGCCGAGCGCTAAGATCGGAGTGGGACAGTTCGGGGATGTCTATGTGGGCACATACACGCTCCCGAAGTCGGCCAAGGCCAAGAACTTTGTGGGAAATGGGAAAGACAGTAGCAATAGCGACCAAAGAAATGCCGATGGAAGGCCTGATGTCATTCAGGTGGCAATAAAGACATGCAAAGCAAACGATGATCCCGAGAAGACAGAGAACTTCCTAGCAGAAGCTT ATATTATGCAGAAGTTCGATCACCCTCATATTATACGACTAATAGGCATTTGTAGTGTAATGCCGATTTGGATAGTCATGGAGTTGGCGAAACTGGGAGAACTGCGGGCATACTTAAAGACAAACAGCGAAAG acTAAGCCATGGCACTTTGCTTAAATACTGCTACCAATTATCCACGGCTCTCAGCTATCTAGAGTCCAAGAAGTTTGTCCATCGAGACATTGCTGCTCGCAATGTTCTCGTCAGCACTCCAACGTGTGTTAAG TTGGCTGACTTCGGATTATCACGCTGGGTTTCCGATCAATCGTATTACCACTCGACACCCACag tGGCCCTGCCCATTAAGTGGATGTCGCCGGAGTCGATAAACTTTCGTAGGTTCACCACAGCCAGCGATGTGTGGATGTTTG GTGTCTGTATTTGGGAAATACTCATGCTCGGCGTCAAGCCGTTCCAGGGCGTTAAGAACAGCGATGTAATCTCAAAACTGGAGAACGGGGAGCGCCTCCCGTTGCCTCCCAACTGTCCCCCACGACTTTACTCACTTATGTCCCAGTGCTGGGCTTACGAACCACTTAAAAGACCGAATTTCAAGCGGATTAAAGAGACACTTCA GGAAATTCTGATTGAGGACAGCATTAGCTCATCGGAGACTCTGAAACGGGAGCACCGACGAGTGGCAACCATGTCCTGGGTGGGCAGTGACGACGTCGACATACCGCCCATGAAGCCATCGAGAGCTATACACGATTCGG ACCTTTCAAACTTGATGTCCAATGTGAATGAAACAACCTCGACACCTCAAACCTACATCATTGCCCAAAACCCCGCGGTGCTGGCCAAGCTGATGATGGAGAACCAGAAGCGTGGCATCAATCCTGCCGCCTACACCACACCAGCATCGGTATTTAACACTCTAGCCGTAGAATTAGATGACAGCAAAGCGCAGGTTTCTCTCAAGACCACTAAGCTTCCGGCAGCCGATATGCTTAAGCTCGACCCCATCGCAGAATCTGAAAGACTCAAGACCCAATATTCCACTAACAGCAGTGCCAGTCAGATGGCCAACTCCCTAAACGCAGTAGTTAACCCCCTAGAGACCCTTACTCCCCATCAGGCAGGTATGTTTACGGGTAGTCTCCCCTCGAAGAGTAGCTTCGTCGTTTGTGCTCCGCACACCGAGGATCAGATGCCAATGGAGAACAATATGTCCAACCCGGCTGTTTCGAAGGTGGCCGGTTATAGCTTGTACGGCAGTTTGGAGCGACATCAGCCAGCGCCCGCCAAGTCGATGCATTCCAAGGGCGGCAGCCTAGAGCGCCATCAGTCGTTGATGTCCGCCCAGAACTTGGTGTTTTACAACGCCAAGCCGCCGCCCCATTGCACCAACACGGCGGAGCGTTCACGGAGCATGGAGCGGAACACATACTTCCATGCCTATCGTCAGCAAATGAAGACATCAATCGAGTGCGAAGCTCTGCCAGAGGAGATCTACGACTTTGGAGGAGCTGGACTCAAGACTTGTGTCTCCAACAAGCAGCAACCACAATGCAGTCCAATGATGAACTTGTGCCCCGTGGAAATACCACAAGTTCCGGTCCCAGAATGCTCTGGAATGCATCCCAATATCCCACCAAGTGGCCAAACCAGTTCATTTGGAGTCATCTCGCCACACAACCTGGAAAGTCAACGAGAATGGGAGCGCCAGTGGATGCTTTCAGGGCAGCAGAACGTTGGAATGGGACCCAGTGCATCCGATGGAGCTGTTTGTATGGCCACCTTGCAGGCAGAAGCTATGGGAAATCAG GCTATTCATAATGTTATGGGCGAAAAGTTAAGACAGCAGCGAAAGGATAGCAACAGTGATAGCGAGTGGCTGATCCAGGAGGAGTTGCTG CGACGTCGATCCAGCTCGATACCACATGGAGCTCTACTCGATCACCAGCAACAGATGCTGCGACTCGACCTGATGTCAGCCGGGCCGTCTAGTCTACCCGACTGTTCCAACTCCAGTTCCCGGCCCATGACGCCCAACGCCAATCTTCTGTCCCTAAAATCGAACAATTCTTCGGCGGATCACTTGTCCGGCTCACATACCGGCGAAGATCAGACAGGCTCTAATGCCAGAAACTTTGGCCATTCGGTGTCCAGTCGCCCACTGAATCGCGCCGATGATGAGGTCTATTGTGCCACCACAATGGTGGTTAAATCGATAATGGTGCTGTCACAAGGGGTGGAGAAGGCCAACACCGAAGGCTATTTGGAATTGGTCAAGAATGTGGGCGTCAAGCTGAGGAACTTGCTGACGTCAGTGGACAGAATATCCGTACTCTTTCCAGCACAGGCCCTTAA ggAAGTCCAAATGGCACATCAAGTACTTTCCAAAGACATGCATGAGTTGGTATCCGCCATGCGATTAGCACAGCAATATAGCGACACTACTCTGGACTGTGAATATCGCAG GAGTATGTTATCGGCAGCCCATGCTCTGGCTCTGGATGCAAAGAATCTGTTTGATGTTGTCGACTCGATTCGGCAGCGTTATGACAACTTATTCCCGGCCTCCAACCCCAAGGACCACGTCAGTTCATCCAATTTCGAGCCATCCTCAAGCCATGAGCCTATCAACGAGCTGGGAGCCCACTTGAAGTCGAGTACCTCTGGTGATTTGCTCCATGGAACAGGAATATACGACAATGACTTGCACCAGAGCTTCAGTTCGCAGTTGCAGCTGCAAGGTGTTGCCAACAATAGTGGCGGCAGTGGTAGCCTTCAGAGGGGCATGAGCTTGGATCCCACAAATGAGCCATTGCGGATTGTGGAAGAGAATCTGGGTAGCCCCGGCGAACACATGTACTGCAACACATCCGCACTGCATGGCCACGCGTAA
- the LOC6495456 gene encoding focal adhesion kinase 1 isoform X2, with protein sequence MNVVESSQPPPTSHDSLLDEYVIHVHMPNKSFKAVKFSVKETVFNVIRKTIEDLGRDGRPPSIQRYACRMMNMITKEVIWLARTTPMQKVLTHILTPGCANVDCPNNEDAKFEFEEGMLHHQDQGKRVIANRVWRVELRVRYVPNSIQDLFDEDKATCFYYFNQVKEDFIQANVTAIDTDVAVQLCCLGIRHFFKNITVKAPDKKQHIDYIEKEMGFKSFLPQSVIATTKPKNLKKLIQVGYKKVYNYNDIEYLTRFFDLLKNIYLTNFEQFSVTLSSAWNISGILHVGPHIGISYQTHPQASLKNVAQFKDVVAIKTCTLPKEKLPKASENATESTESHNFNCNCQKIKTQIKISASNNVEDLVITCNGINTAESIADLIDGYCRLLSKDLEFTIWQRETTASTSDDSTKASSNNATLESNKSGASPAKPMLTDDYAEIGLMEGEGDYSTPTVRNYELDRAHITPSAKIGVGQFGDVYVGTYTLPKSAKAKNFVGNGKDSSNSDQRNADGRPDVIQVAIKTCKANDDPEKTENFLAEAYIMQKFDHPHIIRLIGICSVMPIWIVMELAKLGELRAYLKTNSERLSHGTLLKYCYQLSTALSYLESKKFVHRDIAARNVLVSTPTCVKLADFGLSRWVSDQSYYHSTPTVALPIKWMSPESINFRRFTTASDVWMFGVCIWEILMLGVKPFQGVKNSDVISKLENGERLPLPPNCPPRLYSLMSQCWAYEPLKRPNFKRIKETLQEILIEDSISSSETLKREHRRVATMSWVGSDDVDIPPMKPSRAIHDSDLSNLMSNVNETTSTPQTYIIAQNPAVLAKLMMENQKRGINPAAYTTPASAIHNVMGEKLRQQRKDSNSDSEWLIQEELLRRRSSSIPHGALLDHQQQMLRLDLMSAGPSSLPDCSNSSSRPMTPNANLLSLKSNNSSADHLSGSHTGEDQTGSNARNFGHSVSSRPLNRADDEVYCATTMVVKSIMVLSQGVEKANTEGYLELVKNVGVKLRNLLTSVDRISVLFPAQALKEVQMAHQVLSKDMHELVSAMRLAQQYSDTTLDCEYRRSMLSAAHALALDAKNLFDVVDSIRQRYDNLFPASNPKDHVSSSNFEPSSSHEPINELGAHLKSSTSGDLLHGTGIYDNDLHQSFSSQLQLQGVANNSGGSGSLQRGMSLDPTNEPLRIVEENLGSPGEHMYCNTSALHGHA encoded by the exons ATGAACGTCGTGGAAAGCAGTCAACCGCCGCCCACCAGCCATGACT CGCTCCTCGACGAGTACGTCATCCATGTGCACATGCCCAACAAGAGCTTCAAGGCGGTCAAGTTCAGTGTCAAGGAAACCGTCTTCAATGTGATCCGGAAGACCATCGAGGATCTGGGACGGGATGGGCGGCCGCCTAGCATCCAGCGCTATGCCTGTCGGATGATGAACATGATCACCAAGGAGGTGATCTGGTTGGCCAGGACCACCCCCATGCAGAAGGTCCTCACCCACATCCTGACGCCGGGCTGTGCCAATGTGGACTGCCCCAATAACGAGGACGCCAAGTTCGAGTTCGAGGAGGGAATGCTGCACCATCAGGATCAGGGAAAGAGGGTCATCGCCAACAGAGTCTGGCGGGTGGAGCTGAGGGTGCGCTATGTGCCCAACAGTATTCAGGATCTATTCGACGAGGACAAGGCCACATGCTTCTACTACTTCAATCAGGTGAAGGAAGATTTCATCCAGGCCAATGTAACCGCGATCGACACAGATGTGGCGGTCCAATTGTGCTGCCTGGGCATCCGTCATTTCTTCAAGAACATTACGGTTAAGGCTCCGGACAAGAAGCAGCACATCGATTACATTGAAAAGGAAATGGGATTTAAGAGTTTTCTTCCACAATCTGTGATAGCCACAACAAAGCCAAAGAATCTTAAGAAACTGATCCAAGTCGGTTACAAAAAGGTCTACAATTACAATGACATTGAGTACTTGACACG GTTCTTcgatcttttaaaaaatatttatttaacaaactTTGAGCAATTCTCGGTGACACTGAGCTCTGCCTGGAATATATCTGGAATCCTACACGTCGGCCCCCACATCG GAATCTCTTATCAGACCCATCCCCAAGCTAGCCTGAAGAATGTGGCTCAGTTCAAGGATGTCGTTGCAATAAAAACATGCACTCTACCAAAGGAAAAGCTGCCCAAGGCCAGCGAAAATGCTACGGAATCCACGGAGTCCCATAACTTCAACTGCAACTGCCAGAAGATCAAAACGCAGATCAAAATCTCTGCCTCGAATAATGTGGAGGACTTGGTTATTACGTGCAATGGCATTAAT aCGGCGGAGAGCATTGCCGACCTCATTGACGGCTACTGCAGATTGTTATCAAAAGACCTGGAGTTCACGATTTGGCAGAGGGAAACAACCGCATCGACCAGCGATGATAGCACAAAGGCCTCCAGCAATAATGCGACACTGGAGTCGAATAAATCAGGGGCGAGTCCGGCAAAGCCTATGCTAACGGATGACTACGCTGAGATTGGTCTGATGGAGGGGGAGGGCGACTACTCCACGCCCACTGTTCGCAACTATGAACTGGACAGGGCCCACATTACGCCGAGCGCTAAGATCGGAGTGGGACAGTTCGGGGATGTCTATGTGGGCACATACACGCTCCCGAAGTCGGCCAAGGCCAAGAACTTTGTGGGAAATGGGAAAGACAGTAGCAATAGCGACCAAAGAAATGCCGATGGAAGGCCTGATGTCATTCAGGTGGCAATAAAGACATGCAAAGCAAACGATGATCCCGAGAAGACAGAGAACTTCCTAGCAGAAGCTT ATATTATGCAGAAGTTCGATCACCCTCATATTATACGACTAATAGGCATTTGTAGTGTAATGCCGATTTGGATAGTCATGGAGTTGGCGAAACTGGGAGAACTGCGGGCATACTTAAAGACAAACAGCGAAAG acTAAGCCATGGCACTTTGCTTAAATACTGCTACCAATTATCCACGGCTCTCAGCTATCTAGAGTCCAAGAAGTTTGTCCATCGAGACATTGCTGCTCGCAATGTTCTCGTCAGCACTCCAACGTGTGTTAAG TTGGCTGACTTCGGATTATCACGCTGGGTTTCCGATCAATCGTATTACCACTCGACACCCACag tGGCCCTGCCCATTAAGTGGATGTCGCCGGAGTCGATAAACTTTCGTAGGTTCACCACAGCCAGCGATGTGTGGATGTTTG GTGTCTGTATTTGGGAAATACTCATGCTCGGCGTCAAGCCGTTCCAGGGCGTTAAGAACAGCGATGTAATCTCAAAACTGGAGAACGGGGAGCGCCTCCCGTTGCCTCCCAACTGTCCCCCACGACTTTACTCACTTATGTCCCAGTGCTGGGCTTACGAACCACTTAAAAGACCGAATTTCAAGCGGATTAAAGAGACACTTCA GGAAATTCTGATTGAGGACAGCATTAGCTCATCGGAGACTCTGAAACGGGAGCACCGACGAGTGGCAACCATGTCCTGGGTGGGCAGTGACGACGTCGACATACCGCCCATGAAGCCATCGAGAGCTATACACGATTCGG ACCTTTCAAACTTGATGTCCAATGTGAATGAAACAACCTCGACACCTCAAACCTACATCATTGCCCAAAACCCCGCGGTGCTGGCCAAGCTGATGATGGAGAACCAGAAGCGTGGCATCAATCCTGCCGCCTACACCACACCAGCATCG GCTATTCATAATGTTATGGGCGAAAAGTTAAGACAGCAGCGAAAGGATAGCAACAGTGATAGCGAGTGGCTGATCCAGGAGGAGTTGCTG CGACGTCGATCCAGCTCGATACCACATGGAGCTCTACTCGATCACCAGCAACAGATGCTGCGACTCGACCTGATGTCAGCCGGGCCGTCTAGTCTACCCGACTGTTCCAACTCCAGTTCCCGGCCCATGACGCCCAACGCCAATCTTCTGTCCCTAAAATCGAACAATTCTTCGGCGGATCACTTGTCCGGCTCACATACCGGCGAAGATCAGACAGGCTCTAATGCCAGAAACTTTGGCCATTCGGTGTCCAGTCGCCCACTGAATCGCGCCGATGATGAGGTCTATTGTGCCACCACAATGGTGGTTAAATCGATAATGGTGCTGTCACAAGGGGTGGAGAAGGCCAACACCGAAGGCTATTTGGAATTGGTCAAGAATGTGGGCGTCAAGCTGAGGAACTTGCTGACGTCAGTGGACAGAATATCCGTACTCTTTCCAGCACAGGCCCTTAA ggAAGTCCAAATGGCACATCAAGTACTTTCCAAAGACATGCATGAGTTGGTATCCGCCATGCGATTAGCACAGCAATATAGCGACACTACTCTGGACTGTGAATATCGCAG GAGTATGTTATCGGCAGCCCATGCTCTGGCTCTGGATGCAAAGAATCTGTTTGATGTTGTCGACTCGATTCGGCAGCGTTATGACAACTTATTCCCGGCCTCCAACCCCAAGGACCACGTCAGTTCATCCAATTTCGAGCCATCCTCAAGCCATGAGCCTATCAACGAGCTGGGAGCCCACTTGAAGTCGAGTACCTCTGGTGATTTGCTCCATGGAACAGGAATATACGACAATGACTTGCACCAGAGCTTCAGTTCGCAGTTGCAGCTGCAAGGTGTTGCCAACAATAGTGGCGGCAGTGGTAGCCTTCAGAGGGGCATGAGCTTGGATCCCACAAATGAGCCATTGCGGATTGTGGAAGAGAATCTGGGTAGCCCCGGCGAACACATGTACTGCAACACATCCGCACTGCATGGCCACGCGTAA
- the LOC6495191 gene encoding calpain-A, with protein MDDLKGFLRQAGQEFLNAAGEAAMGAAKDVVGSVINEIFIKKEADTKRVLPSIKNMRVLGEKSSNLGPYSEVQDYETILNSCIASGSLFEDPMFPAANESLMFSRRPDRHIEWLRPHEIAENPQFFVEGYSRFDVQQGELGDCWLLAATANLTQESNLFFRVIPPEQSFEENYAGIFHFRFWQYGKWVDVIIDDRLPTYNGELMYMHSTEKNEFWSALLEKAYAKLHGSYEALKGGSTCEAMEDFTGGVSEWYDLKEAPGNLFTILQKAADRNSMMGCSIEPDPNVLEAETPQGLIRGHAYSITKVCMIDIVTPNRQGKIPMIRMRNPWGNEAEWNGPWSDSSPEWRYIPEEQKAEIGLTFDRDGEFWMSFQDFLNHFDRVEICNLSPDSLTEDQQNSGKRKWEMSMYEGEWTPGVTAGGCRNFLDTFWHNPQYIITLVDPDEEDEEGHCTVIVALMQKNRRSKRNMGMECLTIGFAIYSLTDRELENRPQGLSFFRYKSSVGRSPHFINTREVCARFKLPPGHYLIVPSTFDPNEEGEFIIRVFSETQNNMEENDDHVGYGGQADTITPGFPTPKPLDPQKEGLRRLFDSIAGKDQEVDWMELKRILDHSMKDDLPKPVVFNRFSPNNAFETQAGGPGDDGAGACGLLSLICGPFLKGTPFEDQLGANDQSNKRLISDNPADAGGHGGPTAIVDETHGFSKDVCRSMVAMLDADKSGKLGFEEFEVLLAEIAKWKAIFKIYDVENTGRISGFQLREALNSAGYHLNNRVLNALGHRYGSRDGKIAFDDFIMCAVKIKTYIEIFKERDTEKNETATFTLEEWIERTIYS; from the exons ATGGATGACCTGAAGGGTTTCTTGAGGCAAGCGGGACAGGAGTTCCTCAACGCCGCCGGCGAGGCAGCTATGGGAGCTGCCAAGGATGTGGTCGGATCTGTGATCAACGAGATCTTCATCAAGAAGGAGGCCGACACGAAGCGCGTCCTGCCCAGCATCAAGAACATGAGAGTA CTGGGAGAGAAGAGCTCCAACCTGGGACCCTACTCCGAAGTCCAGGACTATGAGACGATCCTGAATAGCTGCATAGCCAGTGGATCACTCTTCGAGGATCCCATGTTCCCGGCTGCCAATGAATCTCTGATGTTTTCTCGCCGTCCAGATCGTCACATCGAATGGCTTAGACCGCAT GAAATAGCTGAGAATCCGCAGTTCTTTGTGGAGGGCTACTCCCGTTTCGATGTCCAGCAGGGAGAGCTGGGCGATTGCTGGCTCCTGGCTGCCACGGCCAACTTGACCCAGGAATCCAATCTATTCTTCCGGGTGATTCCACCGGAGCAGAGTTTCGAAGAGAACTACGccggaatcttccatttccgCTTCTGGCAATATG gtAAATGGGTGGATGTGATCATTGATGACCGTCTTCCCACCTACAACGGGGAGCTCATGTACATGCATTCGACGGAGAAGAACGAATTCTGGAGTGCCCTTCTGGAGAAGGCCTATGCCAA ACTTCATGGCTCTTACGAGGCCCTTAAGGGCGGCAGCACTTGCGAGGCTATGGAGGACTTTACCGGAGGTGTCAGCGAGTGGTACGACCTGAAGGAGGCCCCGGGTAACCTGTTCACCATTCTGCAAAAGGCAGCCGACCGTAACTCCATGATGGGCTGCTCTATCGAGCCGGATCCGAATGTGCTGGAGGCTGAAACTCCCCAGGGATTGATTCGAGGTCATGCCTACTCCATCACCAAG gTCTGCATGATTGATATCGTTACTCCCAATCGCCAAGGAAAAATTCCCATGATTAGAATGCGAAATCCTTGGGGAAATGAGGCGGAGTGGAATGGTCCTTGGAGTGACAGCTCGCCGGAGTGGCGCTACATCCCAGAGGAACAGAAAGCGGAAATAGGCCTCACTTTCGACAGAGATGGAGAGTTCTGGATGTCGTTCCAGGATTTCCTCAACCACTTCGATCGTGTGGAG atttgcAATTTGTCGCCGGATTCTCTGACGGAAGACCAACAAAACAGTGGCAAACGCAAGTGGGAGATGTCCATGTACGAAGGAGAATGGACACCTGGAGTGACGGCCGGTGGATGCCGCAACTTCCTGGACACCTTCTGGCACAATCCCCAGTACATAATCACTCTGGTGGATCCCGAcgaggaggatgaggaggGACATTGCACCGTGATTGTGGCTCTGATGCAGAAAAACAGGCGTTCCAAGCGCAACATGGGAATGGAGTGTCTTACGATTGGCTTCGCCATCTACAGCCTGACTGATCGTGAGCTGGAGAACCGCCCGCAGGGTCTGAGCTTCTTCAGGTATAAGTCCTCCGTAGGACGTTCGCCTCACTTCATCAACACCCGTGAA GTATGTGCCCGGTTTAAGTTGCCTCCTGGCCACTACCTGATTGTGCCTTCGACCTTCGACCCGAACGAGGAGGGAGAGTTCATCATCCGAGTATTCTCCGAAACCCAAAACAACATGGA AGAGAATGATGATCATGTGGGTTATGGCGGCCAGGCCGACACG ATTACACCAGGATTCCCCACACCGAAGCCCTTGGATCCCCAGAAGGAGGGCCTGCGACGTCTATTCGATAGCATTGCCGGCAAGGATCAGGAGGTGGATTGGATGGAACTGAAGCGTATCTTGGATCACTCCATGAAGGATG atttGCCAAAACCTGTTGTGTTCAATCGCTTTTCTCCAAACAATGCCTTTGAGACTCAGGCTGGTGGTCCTGGAGATGATGGTGCTGGAGCTTGTGGACTTTTGTCCTTGATCTGTGGACCATTTTTGAAGGGTACTCCGTTTGAGGATCAGCTGGGAGCCAATGACCAGTCAAATAAGAGGCTTATAAGCGATAATCCCGCAGATGCTGGAGGACACGGTGGACCAACTG CCATTGTCGATGAAACCCATGGCTTCTCCAAGGACGTGTGCCGCTCCATGGTGGCCATGTTGGACGCTGATAAGTCTGGCAAACTGGGATTCGAAGAGTTTGAAGTACTGCTCGCCGAAATTGCCAAATGGAAGGCTATATTCAAGATATACGATGTGGAGAATACAGGAAGGATATCAGGTTTCCAGCTTCGAGAGGCTCTTAACTCAGCTGGCTATCATCTGAACAACCGTGTCCTCAACGCCTTGGGGCATCGTTATGGCTCCAGAGACGGCAAGATTGCATTTGATGACTTTATTATGTGCGCCGTGAAAATCAAGACATATATTG aaatatttaaagaacgGGACACGGAGAAGAACGAAACGGCTACCTTCACCTTGGAGGAATGGATCGAGCGCACAATTTATTCATAA